One window of Mediterraneibacter gnavus ATCC 29149 genomic DNA carries:
- a CDS encoding 4Fe-4S dicluster domain-containing protein: MRRIMIDASKCDGCKNCTIACMQAHRETPGTVYDLDLTDIRNESRNHIEKLPDGTYRPIFCRHCDQPECVMSCMSGALTKDPKTGIVSYDETKCGSCFMCVMNCPFGVLKADTATRTKVVKCDFCLQDGAEPNCVKACPKQAIYVEEVSL, translated from the coding sequence ATGAGACGAATTATGATCGATGCCTCAAAGTGCGATGGATGCAAAAACTGCACCATCGCCTGTATGCAGGCGCACCGGGAAACACCGGGAACTGTTTATGATCTGGATCTGACGGACATCCGCAATGAATCCAGAAACCACATCGAAAAGCTGCCGGACGGAACCTATCGCCCTATTTTTTGCAGACACTGCGATCAGCCGGAATGCGTGATGTCCTGTATGAGCGGTGCTCTGACAAAGGATCCGAAAACGGGAATCGTATCTTATGATGAAACGAAATGTGGCTCCTGTTTTATGTGCGTTATGAACTGCCCGTTCGGCGTCCTCAAAGCAGATACTGCCACCCGTACCAAAGTCGTAAAGTGCGACTTCTGCCTGCAGGACGGTGCAGAACCCAACTGCGTAAAAGCCTGTCCAAAACAGGCAATCTATGTTGAGGAGGTGTCATTATGA
- a CDS encoding NAD(P)/FAD-dependent oxidoreductase has protein sequence MMHVIIGVGAAGITAAKTIRSQQPDASITMISTDEHVHSRCMLHRYLSHERQEDTLSFVEPDFFETNKIEWIKGVSVKTVDVKNQQVLLDNDTSCHYDKLLITTGANSFIPPVGQFREANNVFGLRHLSDAQAIRPLADQAEQILIVGSGLVGMDAAYAFLEQGKEVTVVEMADRILPIQLNETAGTAYRKLFEEHGCRFLLGKKASETHMNSNGSIDYVLLDDGTRVDCDLVIVAAGVRPAVECVLDTPIEVDRFIKVSDTMETSFKDIYAAGDVTGLSGIWPNAMKQGQVAALNMCGIETVYDDRYAMKNTMNFYGLVTLSLGRGIEEEGDVVLEQEDSHNYKRAILRDGKLDSILLQGSIDYSGIYQYLIKHKIDLSGMEKDVFHLSFADFYGVKENGGYCYQDQA, from the coding sequence ATGATGCATGTTATTATCGGAGTGGGGGCTGCCGGGATCACCGCAGCAAAAACCATTCGCAGCCAGCAGCCGGATGCCTCTATTACCATGATTTCCACAGATGAGCATGTACACTCCCGCTGCATGCTTCACCGTTATTTGAGCCATGAACGTCAGGAAGATACCTTGTCCTTTGTAGAACCTGACTTTTTTGAAACCAATAAAATCGAATGGATCAAGGGTGTTTCTGTAAAAACAGTGGATGTAAAAAACCAGCAGGTTCTGCTTGATAATGACACATCCTGCCACTATGACAAACTCCTGATCACAACCGGTGCAAACAGCTTCATCCCGCCTGTTGGACAGTTCCGTGAGGCAAACAATGTATTCGGACTGCGGCATCTTTCGGATGCTCAGGCGATCCGCCCGCTGGCCGATCAGGCAGAACAGATTCTGATCGTTGGTTCCGGTCTGGTTGGAATGGACGCTGCCTATGCATTTCTCGAGCAGGGTAAAGAGGTTACTGTTGTGGAAATGGCAGATCGTATTCTTCCGATCCAGTTAAATGAAACTGCCGGAACTGCCTATCGGAAATTATTTGAAGAACACGGATGCCGTTTTCTTCTTGGAAAAAAGGCTTCTGAAACGCATATGAACAGCAATGGTTCAATCGACTATGTCCTTCTGGATGATGGCACCCGGGTAGACTGTGATCTGGTCATTGTTGCTGCCGGTGTTCGTCCCGCAGTTGAATGCGTACTGGATACTCCGATCGAAGTAGATCGTTTTATTAAAGTGTCTGACACCATGGAAACCAGCTTTAAAGATATTTACGCTGCCGGAGATGTAACCGGATTATCTGGAATCTGGCCAAATGCCATGAAACAGGGACAGGTCGCTGCTCTCAATATGTGCGGAATCGAAACTGTCTACGATGATCGTTATGCTATGAAAAATACGATGAATTTCTATGGTCTGGTCACACTTTCTCTCGGACGCGGTATCGAAGAAGAGGGAGATGTAGTCCTGGAACAGGAAGATTCCCACAATTATAAACGTGCAATTTTACGAGATGGAAAATTAGACAGTATTTTATTACAGGGAAGTATTGATTATTCCGGAATTTATCAATATCTGATCAAACATAAGATCGACCTTTCCGGTATGGAAAAAGATGTTTTTCATCTGTCTTTCGCTGATTTTTACGGAGTGAAAGAAAACGGCGGATATTGTTATCAGGATCAGGCATAA